A genomic stretch from Engraulis encrasicolus isolate BLACKSEA-1 chromosome 10, IST_EnEncr_1.0, whole genome shotgun sequence includes:
- the LOC134457115 gene encoding leucine-rich repeat and transmembrane domain-containing protein 1: protein MTGGVISAFAFLLMVHVASACPKECTCDAHAKSVDCRGRGLYDVPRHLQPDTLELHLQDNRIRGLGSMAFREVPQLRVLDVSNNSITSVSPSALLGLRSLRSLSLAHNAIRELDRRLLGSVRNLTLLDLSHNAITGLPGALADSMHPLRKLALGYNRLSKLDRSHLEALESLEELELRGNPWRCDCHMIALKLWLESFMFRGGMVDEVICTQPDGMKDKELQRVPYELFHSCMATSYHYLFANLRHLESEHRHRGPAGDHAHLPDLATGGGGGAGGSLPECEPKQRPRPVNLRHAIATVVITGVVCGIVLLMMLAAAVYGCAYAAIMAHYQRDLKKAEQRAAAAAVKLPCEKEKEATGTADEKEPLENTIA, encoded by the exons ATGACAG GGGGAGTAATCTCGGCCTTCGCCTTCCTCTTAATGGTTCACGTGGCATCGGCCTGCCCCAAAGAGTGCACGTGCGATGCCCACGCCAAGTCGGTGGACTGTCGGGGCCGTGGCCTGTACGATGTGCCACGCCACTTGCAACCTGACACGCTGGAGCTACACCTGCAGGACAACCGCATCCGGGGCCTGGGCTCCATGGCCTTCCGCGAGGTCCCACAGCTCAGGGTACTGGACGTCTCCAACAACTCTATCACCTCCGTGTCCCCCAGCGCCCTGCTGGGTCTCCGGAGCCTACGCAGCCTCAGCCTGGCCCACAATGCCATTCGTGAGCTGGACCGGAGACTACTGGGCTCCGTGCGCAACCTGACACTGCTGGACCTGTCGCATAACGCCATCACAGGGCTTCCCGGAGCGCTGGCTGACAGCATGCATCCGCTGCGGAAGCTGGCGCTGGGCTACAACCGGCTGTCGAAGCTCGACCGCAGTCACCTGGAAGCGCTGGAGAGCttggaggagctggagctgaGGGGGAACCCCTGGCGGTGCGACTGCCACATGATCGCACTCAAGCTCTGGCTGGAGTCCTTCATGTTCAGGG GTGGCATGGTGGACGAGGTGATATGCACGCAGCCCGACGGCATGAAAGACAAGGAGCTGCAGCGGGTCCCCTACGAGCTCTTCCACTCCTGCATGGCCACCAGCTACCACTACCTATTTGCCAACCTGCGCCACCTGGAGTCTGAGCACCGGCATCGGGGGCCGGCAGGAGACCACGCGCACCTGCCCGACCTGGcaaccggaggaggaggaggagcaggaggctcCCTACCGGAGTGCGAGCCCAAGCAGCGTCCGCGACCAGTCAACCTGCGGCACGCCATCGCTACGGTGGTGATCACGGGGGTGGTGTGCGGCATCGTGCTGCTGATGATGCTGGCGGCGGCCGTGTACGGGTGCGCCTACGCCGCCATCATGGCGCACTACCAGCGGGATCTGAAGAAGGCGGAGCAGAGGGCGGCCGCGGCAGCAGTGAAGTTGCCCtgcgagaaggagaaggaggcgaCGGGCACGGCGGACGAGAAGGAGCCGCTGGAGAATACTATTGCGTGA